A single window of Archangium gephyra DNA harbors:
- a CDS encoding AAA family ATPase encodes MAPSHAVPGTLEFSTPLVCQQLWNGDHQVFPVAAPALTSHAPTLEACLGEQRLFLEEHLSRVEPEELARFSFPEQVRLEMLEILAPRADLPKRLVKPVTVELAAIVVPLPEETWVFVPAIDHTVYVGRNQDVRETVRADVERLLAAREPAADEYLRLLPPKSVTLETVQLALRRQDASDKARQAKKKLEEKLKREQAHQVLLSVSTPLHDRDEARHGPPLIARDTELALLSGLLGGEKRQGVLLVGPELVGKTELLLAWLRAERKAGRERRVYATSGSRLIAGMSGFGQWQERVLRVMRAAQELDAVLYFENLGELLAQQSTEHVDIPGAMKPFLEEGRVRFLGELTPESLDLLENRHPGLFAVLGRVRLEPLGTRQTREALRSRTVWQRKEEPSRSSLADDAVDPLVDLAERYLPSRALPGKAIRLYEEMRAGLQQERTGTGEVPLLTRERVYSLFSLKTGVPEFLLREDRALLAGEVEAHFRRQLVGQETAVRRVVETLCMVKAGLQPQGKPLATFLFVGPTGVGKTELARLLATFLFGSPERMFRFDMSEFMDGWAAERLIRGNNQGEGLLTRRVRQQPFCVLLLDEIEKAHPSVFDLLLQVCGEGRLTDARGQTAWFHNAIIIMTSNLGVAHRRSPLGIGATSVDDASYYVREVHRHFRPEFVNRIDQLIPFHPLTSEQAAEVARLGVDKLRQRRGLMQRGVSLLVPPEITTALATSGYQEAYGARAMRRHLDQQLVVPIARALSAAGPEAQGGRVVIASRPGGIAVELSKGSPKTARNQLDLVRDLQEQRRALDLLFRMDAVENVGERIHFLVAQLAQGGDQKKLRGPEASSLGQLQHEHSRLEALWSEARRLRAALLAAEELALMALFEQQDAAPFVDDALQQMKALRQLMPSLLLALQPRRDQITLILQEAGETRGLEHWLVPLLEDAPRRGWTVEGRVSVTHKGSDRKRKWEDKLLGAQQLRRELAAPTRAFREVLLLVNGTNAGVFLALEAGLHRYPPTEQDELVLVDVRPVAMSTQLFQKELELPAIAPPAQRAGKELRELRLMPAVREYLPGGELLLCDGARKLQLDPWEHFPALERILLEHILLLEHSGNFDPESGFTFALDAIRGVAR; translated from the coding sequence ATGGCCCCTTCCCATGCCGTCCCCGGAACCCTCGAGTTCTCCACGCCGCTCGTCTGCCAGCAGCTCTGGAACGGGGACCATCAGGTGTTCCCCGTGGCCGCGCCGGCCCTGACGAGCCACGCGCCCACCCTCGAGGCCTGTCTGGGCGAGCAGCGCCTGTTCCTCGAGGAGCACCTGTCCAGGGTGGAGCCCGAGGAGCTGGCCCGCTTCTCCTTCCCCGAGCAGGTGCGGCTCGAGATGCTGGAGATCCTCGCGCCCCGCGCCGATCTGCCCAAGCGCCTGGTCAAGCCCGTCACCGTCGAGCTGGCCGCCATCGTCGTGCCACTCCCGGAGGAGACCTGGGTCTTCGTCCCGGCGATCGATCACACGGTCTACGTGGGCAGGAACCAGGACGTCCGGGAGACGGTGCGCGCGGACGTGGAGCGGTTGCTCGCCGCGCGCGAGCCGGCCGCCGATGAGTACCTGCGGCTGCTGCCTCCCAAGTCCGTGACGCTCGAGACCGTCCAGCTCGCGCTCCGGCGCCAGGACGCGAGCGACAAGGCCCGGCAGGCGAAGAAGAAGCTGGAGGAGAAGCTCAAGCGGGAGCAGGCGCACCAGGTGCTGCTCTCCGTCTCCACGCCCCTGCATGATCGCGACGAGGCCCGGCATGGACCGCCCCTCATTGCCCGGGACACCGAGCTCGCGTTGCTGTCCGGCCTGCTCGGCGGCGAGAAGCGGCAGGGCGTGCTGCTCGTGGGCCCGGAGCTCGTGGGCAAGACGGAGCTGCTCCTCGCGTGGCTCCGCGCCGAGCGGAAGGCCGGCCGCGAGCGGCGGGTGTACGCCACGAGTGGTTCGCGCTTGATCGCCGGGATGTCCGGCTTCGGCCAGTGGCAGGAGCGCGTGCTGCGTGTCATGCGCGCGGCACAGGAGCTCGATGCCGTCCTGTATTTCGAGAACCTCGGGGAGCTGCTCGCGCAGCAGTCCACGGAGCACGTCGACATCCCCGGCGCGATGAAGCCCTTCCTGGAGGAGGGCCGGGTGCGTTTCCTCGGCGAGCTCACCCCGGAGTCGTTGGATCTGCTCGAGAACCGGCACCCGGGCCTCTTCGCGGTGCTCGGGCGCGTGCGCCTGGAGCCTCTGGGGACCCGGCAGACGCGCGAGGCGCTCCGGAGCCGGACGGTCTGGCAACGGAAGGAGGAGCCCTCGCGCTCCTCGCTGGCCGACGACGCGGTGGATCCACTCGTGGACCTGGCCGAGCGCTACCTGCCGAGCCGCGCGCTGCCCGGCAAGGCGATACGTTTGTACGAGGAGATGCGCGCGGGCCTGCAACAGGAGCGCACCGGTACCGGCGAGGTGCCCCTGCTCACCCGCGAGCGGGTGTACTCGCTCTTCAGCCTCAAGACCGGCGTCCCCGAGTTCCTGCTGCGCGAGGACCGCGCCTTGCTCGCCGGTGAGGTCGAGGCGCACTTCCGCCGCCAGCTCGTCGGCCAGGAGACGGCGGTGCGCCGCGTCGTGGAGACGCTGTGCATGGTGAAGGCGGGGCTCCAGCCCCAGGGCAAACCGCTGGCCACCTTCCTCTTCGTGGGCCCCACGGGCGTCGGGAAGACGGAGCTCGCGCGGCTGCTCGCCACGTTCCTCTTCGGCTCGCCGGAGCGGATGTTCCGCTTCGACATGAGCGAGTTCATGGATGGCTGGGCCGCCGAACGGCTCATCCGGGGCAACAACCAGGGCGAGGGGCTGCTCACGCGCCGCGTCCGCCAGCAGCCCTTCTGCGTGCTCCTGCTCGATGAGATCGAGAAGGCCCACCCGTCCGTCTTCGATCTGCTCCTGCAGGTGTGCGGGGAAGGGCGGCTCACCGATGCCCGGGGGCAGACGGCGTGGTTCCACAACGCCATCATCATCATGACGAGCAACCTCGGGGTGGCGCACCGCCGCTCCCCGCTGGGCATTGGCGCCACCTCGGTGGATGACGCCTCGTACTACGTGCGCGAGGTGCACCGGCACTTCCGCCCCGAGTTCGTCAACCGCATCGACCAGCTCATTCCCTTCCACCCACTCACCTCGGAGCAGGCGGCGGAGGTGGCCCGGCTCGGCGTGGACAAGCTGCGGCAGCGGCGCGGGTTGATGCAGCGCGGAGTCTCGCTGCTCGTCCCTCCCGAGATCACCACCGCGCTCGCCACCTCCGGCTACCAGGAGGCCTACGGCGCCCGGGCCATGCGCAGGCACCTGGACCAGCAGCTCGTCGTGCCCATCGCCCGCGCGCTCTCCGCGGCCGGGCCCGAGGCCCAGGGGGGACGTGTGGTGATCGCCTCCCGTCCCGGGGGCATCGCCGTGGAGCTGTCCAAGGGCAGTCCGAAGACGGCGCGCAACCAGCTCGACCTCGTGCGTGACCTGCAGGAGCAGCGGCGGGCCCTCGACCTGCTCTTCCGGATGGATGCCGTGGAGAACGTCGGGGAGCGGATCCACTTCCTGGTGGCCCAGCTCGCCCAGGGCGGCGACCAGAAGAAGCTGCGTGGGCCCGAGGCCTCCTCGCTGGGTCAGCTCCAGCACGAACACAGCCGGCTCGAGGCGCTCTGGAGCGAGGCCCGGCGGTTGCGCGCGGCGCTCCTGGCCGCCGAGGAGCTGGCGCTGATGGCGCTCTTCGAGCAGCAGGATGCCGCTCCCTTCGTGGACGACGCCCTCCAGCAGATGAAGGCCCTCCGCCAGTTGATGCCGTCCCTGCTGCTCGCGCTCCAGCCCCGGAGGGATCAGATCACGTTGATCCTCCAGGAAGCGGGGGAGACGCGCGGCCTCGAGCACTGGCTCGTGCCGCTGCTCGAGGATGCGCCCCGGCGCGGCTGGACGGTCGAGGGCCGCGTCTCGGTCACCCACAAGGGCAGCGATCGCAAGCGCAAATGGGAGGACAAGCTGCTCGGGGCGCAGCAGCTCAGGAGGGAGCTGGCCGCGCCCACGCGTGCCTTCCGGGAGGTGCTGCTGTTGGTCAACGGCACGAACGCGGGGGTCTTCCTGGCGCTCGAGGCCGGTCTGCATCGCTATCCCCCCACGGAGCAGGACGAGCTGGTCCTGGTCGACGTCAGGCCCGTGGCCATGTCCACCCAGCTGTTCCAGAAGGAGCTCGAGCTGCCAGCCATCGCCCCTCCGGCGCAACGGGCCGGCAAGGAGCTCCGGGAGCTGCGGCTGATGCCGGCCGTCCGTGAGTACCTCCCCGGCGGCGAGCTCTTGCTGTGCGATGGCGCTCGCAAGCTTCAGCTGGATCCCTGGGAGCACTTCCCGGCGCTCGAGCGGATCCTGCTCGAACACATCCTTCTCCTCGAACACTCCGGGAACTTCGATCCCGAGAGTGGCTTCACCTTCGCGCTCGACGCCATCAGGGGGGTGGCCCGATGA
- a CDS encoding AAA family ATPase yields the protein MNLTIGVYQSRDASGGYRWTTLALGPHTRDREGRSTVKLQQKLVEELRSIIGELPVRDLSYFQLPRGIRLERVQLELDFKRVRTGTETPRLSGLFPLILEPRWRTRDELMTIAYHPSRQHEWFPVDTGASLEDQAKLFFTRAWAQLEPHQHDELRSNRKDTLKALAFMAHPKSLLDELGKKKGPWDDLEAEDRRERGGKKKKKSGGGTQVLHKLGMNLTLQAAEGTLDTGMPRSPYREQLQLLLGGERRTPVLLVGPPGCGKRTLLKRFVAEQLEAEGFQTHRNLDKVTEVWSIAGKRIIAGMSYVGDWEQRCLKVLEDTRGGRRILFVEDLHAFGRIGRSRESDTNLALFFQGALSRGELTLAGTVTPEQLQRLETDAPSFAALFTQVHVRSTRTDETLRMLLHEARELESKHRIAWSPPLFPVLLEQAGTLFSGSALPGKALDLLRELATDQGSPGRELGIGELFAHLSRRTGLPDFLLRPQERLVPEEVHEALARKVMGQLEPVRVACDLVARIHAGLTDPRRPYGVYLFTGPTGTGKTELARALASYLYGDASRLIRLDMGEFQTPDAVARLTGDAWQPEGRLTRLIREQPFSLVLLDEIEKAHPSLLNLLLQTFDEGRLTDASGETADFTHTVIVMTSNLGARRKPAVGLGAPDARSLELDADRAVREFFPPELFNRIDRIVHFSPLSREVGEKVVEKELARLLSRHGLVSRNVFVAADEAVKRRIVEEAFDAHLGARPLKRYLEEKVGQVLSDAIIRGPQALMRLFQLYTRDGRFEVQADALIPREPLAHGFALEPLLSLPIARLREKMLELREVVQEMRESEALGALSEQVRFHLERLRAGEQDHAESLFTLDAMRMYLEAFAVQLESLARAPEETEREMIEADRFGVERIGADRWSQGTRIRLFDRRALEPVKAVSREQMLDALSEVYFLQRILRGLSSPDQHVVMLELLPLGQWRQGASTGSLLARWLCSAYAHSRGEIEAFAAHLPGGAVVSGGPRQLREFLHLSMQEPVHAAIKLVGPGVRPFFEGEAGLHVWQSSGRLPEIVKVRVHEASAPAPAELLALHAMKLQTFHKARQEGVRPLPEDPEAAAPVVRAYRFEPPARPGAVSVLELDDYLLTHSGSHRVRTPAEALPALWRLRMSERVTP from the coding sequence ATGAACCTCACCATTGGCGTGTACCAGAGCCGCGATGCCTCCGGTGGCTACCGGTGGACCACGCTCGCGCTCGGCCCGCATACCCGCGACCGCGAGGGCCGCAGCACCGTCAAGCTCCAGCAGAAGCTCGTGGAGGAGCTCCGGAGCATCATCGGCGAGCTGCCCGTCCGGGATCTGTCTTACTTCCAGCTCCCCCGAGGCATCCGCCTGGAGCGGGTGCAGCTCGAGCTCGACTTCAAGCGCGTGCGCACCGGAACCGAGACGCCACGGCTGTCGGGCCTCTTTCCCCTCATCCTCGAGCCGCGCTGGCGCACGCGCGATGAGCTCATGACCATCGCCTACCACCCCTCGCGCCAGCACGAGTGGTTCCCGGTCGACACCGGCGCCTCTCTGGAGGATCAGGCGAAGCTCTTCTTCACCCGCGCCTGGGCCCAGCTGGAGCCGCACCAGCACGATGAGCTGCGCTCCAACCGCAAGGACACCCTCAAGGCGCTCGCCTTCATGGCCCACCCGAAGTCGCTGCTCGACGAGCTGGGCAAGAAGAAGGGGCCCTGGGACGACCTGGAGGCCGAGGACCGGCGGGAACGTGGCGGCAAGAAGAAGAAGAAGTCGGGCGGCGGCACCCAGGTGCTGCACAAGCTGGGGATGAACCTCACCCTCCAGGCCGCCGAGGGCACGCTCGACACCGGCATGCCGCGCAGTCCCTATCGCGAGCAACTCCAGCTCCTGCTCGGAGGCGAGCGGCGCACACCGGTGCTGCTCGTCGGGCCTCCCGGCTGCGGCAAGCGGACCCTGCTCAAGCGCTTCGTGGCCGAGCAGCTCGAAGCCGAGGGTTTCCAGACCCATCGCAACCTGGACAAGGTGACCGAGGTCTGGTCGATCGCCGGCAAGCGGATCATCGCCGGCATGAGCTACGTGGGCGACTGGGAGCAGCGCTGCCTCAAGGTGCTCGAGGACACGAGGGGAGGGCGGCGCATCCTCTTCGTCGAGGATCTGCATGCCTTCGGCCGCATCGGCCGCTCGCGGGAGAGTGACACCAACCTCGCGCTCTTCTTCCAGGGCGCGCTCTCCCGAGGGGAGCTCACGCTCGCCGGGACGGTGACGCCCGAGCAGCTCCAGCGGCTGGAGACGGACGCCCCGTCCTTCGCCGCGCTCTTCACCCAGGTGCACGTGCGCTCCACCCGCACCGACGAGACGCTCCGCATGCTGCTGCACGAGGCGCGTGAGCTGGAGTCCAAGCACCGCATCGCCTGGTCTCCTCCGCTCTTCCCGGTGCTGCTGGAGCAGGCGGGGACGCTCTTCTCCGGGTCCGCGCTTCCGGGCAAGGCGCTCGATCTGCTGCGCGAGCTGGCCACGGACCAGGGGAGCCCGGGCCGGGAGTTGGGCATCGGCGAGCTCTTCGCGCACCTCTCGCGCAGGACGGGCCTGCCGGACTTCCTCCTGCGCCCCCAGGAGCGGCTGGTGCCCGAGGAGGTCCACGAGGCCCTGGCGCGCAAGGTGATGGGGCAGCTGGAGCCGGTGCGGGTGGCGTGCGATCTCGTCGCGCGCATCCACGCCGGACTCACCGATCCCCGGCGCCCCTATGGTGTCTATCTGTTCACCGGACCCACGGGCACCGGAAAGACCGAGCTCGCCCGCGCGCTGGCCAGCTACCTGTATGGCGATGCGTCGCGCCTGATACGGCTCGACATGGGCGAGTTCCAGACGCCGGATGCCGTCGCGCGGCTCACGGGCGACGCCTGGCAGCCCGAGGGCCGGCTGACGCGCCTCATCCGCGAGCAACCCTTCTCGCTCGTGCTGCTCGATGAGATCGAGAAGGCGCACCCCTCGCTGCTCAACCTGCTGCTGCAGACGTTCGACGAGGGCCGGCTGACGGACGCCTCGGGCGAGACGGCGGACTTCACCCATACCGTCATCGTGATGACGAGCAACCTCGGGGCCCGGCGCAAGCCGGCGGTGGGCCTCGGTGCGCCGGACGCGCGCTCCCTGGAGCTGGATGCGGACCGGGCCGTGCGCGAGTTCTTCCCGCCCGAGCTCTTCAACCGCATCGATCGCATCGTGCACTTCTCGCCGCTGTCGCGGGAGGTGGGCGAGAAGGTCGTCGAGAAGGAGCTGGCGCGGCTGCTGTCGCGGCACGGGCTCGTCTCCCGCAACGTCTTCGTGGCCGCCGACGAGGCGGTGAAGCGGCGCATCGTCGAGGAGGCCTTCGATGCCCACCTGGGCGCGAGGCCGCTGAAGCGCTACCTGGAGGAGAAGGTCGGGCAGGTCCTCTCCGATGCCATCATCCGGGGACCCCAGGCCCTCATGCGGTTGTTCCAGCTCTACACCCGGGACGGGCGCTTCGAGGTGCAGGCCGATGCGCTCATTCCCCGGGAGCCGCTGGCCCACGGTTTCGCGCTGGAGCCGCTCCTGTCGCTCCCCATCGCGCGGCTGCGCGAGAAGATGCTCGAGCTGCGCGAGGTGGTTCAGGAGATGCGTGAGAGCGAGGCACTCGGCGCGCTGTCCGAGCAGGTCCGCTTCCACCTGGAGCGCCTGCGGGCGGGGGAGCAGGATCACGCCGAGTCGCTCTTCACGCTCGATGCGATGCGGATGTACCTGGAGGCCTTCGCGGTGCAGCTGGAGTCCCTCGCCCGCGCTCCCGAGGAGACGGAGCGGGAGATGATCGAGGCCGATCGCTTCGGCGTGGAGCGGATTGGCGCCGACCGCTGGTCCCAGGGGACACGCATCCGGCTCTTCGACCGGCGCGCGTTGGAGCCGGTGAAGGCCGTCTCCCGCGAGCAGATGCTCGATGCGCTGTCGGAGGTCTACTTCCTGCAACGCATCCTCCGCGGGCTCTCCAGCCCGGATCAGCACGTGGTCATGCTGGAGCTGCTCCCGCTCGGCCAGTGGCGCCAGGGCGCGTCCACCGGCTCGCTGCTCGCCCGGTGGCTCTGCTCGGCCTATGCGCACTCGCGTGGGGAGATCGAGGCCTTCGCCGCGCACCTGCCCGGTGGGGCCGTGGTGTCCGGCGGTCCCCGGCAGCTCCGGGAGTTCCTGCACCTGTCCATGCAGGAGCCCGTACACGCCGCGATCAAACTGGTGGGTCCGGGCGTGCGGCCGTTCTTCGAGGGCGAGGCCGGGTTGCACGTGTGGCAGTCCTCGGGCCGGCTCCCGGAGATCGTCAAGGTGCGCGTCCACGAGGCGAGTGCGCCAGCGCCCGCGGAGCTGCTCGCGCTGCATGCCATGAAGCTCCAGACCTTCCACAAGGCGCGCCAGGAGGGCGTGCGTCCGCTCCCGGAGGATCCCGAGGCGGCGGCCCCCGTCGTTCGCGCCTACCGCTTCGAGCCGCCCGCCCGTCCGGGCGCGGTATCGGTGCTGGAGCTCGATGACTACCTGCTGACCCACAGCGGCAGC